A window of Halovivax gelatinilyticus genomic DNA:
CGCCCTTGAAGGAGATCTCTCCCGACACGATGTCACCCGGCGACGATATGAGCCGGAGTAAACTTCGTCCGGTGACGCTCTTTCCGGCACCGGACTCGCCGACGAGTCCGACGAGTTCGCCTTCGTGAATGTCGAAGGAAACGCCGTTGACGGCGTTTACTGTGCCTGCGTCCGTCTCGAATACGACTTCCAGGTCGCGTACGCGTAGCAGTGGATCAGTCATTGTTAGTTGTTGATGCGTGGATCGAGTGCGTCTTGCAACCCGTCACCGAAGGTGTTGAACGCCACGACGGTGATCAGTATCGCGATGCCTGGCCACACGCTGAACCAGGGGTTCGGTATCATGTAGTCGCGCGAATCGGCGAGCATCTGGCCCCATTCGGGCGTCGGCGGCTGTACCCCGAACCCGAGGAACGAGAGGCCGGCGATCGCCAGGATGGCGAATCCGATCTGGAGCGTCGCCTGAACCAGGACCGGGGCGAAACTGTTCGGAATGACGTATCTGAGGATGATCGTCCGCGTCTTTATCCCGCTCGCCCTGGCGGCTTCGATGTACTCCTCTTCGCGAACGCTGACGACGCGAGACCGGATCAACCGGTTGAACACCGGCATCGAGATCAACCCGATTCCGACCATAGCGAACATGAGACTCTGTCCGAACGCCGTCATGAACGCGATGACCAGGATCAGAAACGGGATCGCGTACAGCGTCTCCATCAGGCGCTGGAGGACGTCGTCGACCCACCCGCCGTAGTAGCCCGAGACCGCCCCGATCAGCGTTCCGCCGATGAACCCGATCGCGGTGGCGGCGAGTCCGGCGAGGAACGCGATTCGCGTACCGTAGATCAGTCTCGTCAGGACGTCACGACCCCGTTGGTCGGTTCCCAGCGGGTGTTCCCACACGCCACTTCCGAACTGGTTGTCGAACCCGACGGGCGGCAACAGTCGTTGTTGTTCATCCGGATCCTGCTCTGGGTGATGGAGAACCGTCTCCGCAATCGTATAATCTAGCAGATAGTAGTCTATCGACGTGATCGCGGCGACCGCGGTAACGAACAGGATGATGTACAGCCCGATTCGTGCGGTCGTATCGCGTTTGACCTGGCTAATCGTGTAGCTGAGGCCGACCTTCGCTTCGACGCGGGGCTCTGCGTCCGCCCCATCGTCCAGTTTCTCCGTTTCTCCGTGGTCGATGCTCATGCGTCATCACCGTACGTGACGCGCGGATCGATGTACGAGTAGGCCAGGTCGGTAAGGATCGTCCCGACG
This region includes:
- a CDS encoding ABC transporter permease — protein: MSIDHGETEKLDDGADAEPRVEAKVGLSYTISQVKRDTTARIGLYIILFVTAVAAITSIDYYLLDYTIAETVLHHPEQDPDEQQRLLPPVGFDNQFGSGVWEHPLGTDQRGRDVLTRLIYGTRIAFLAGLAATAIGFIGGTLIGAVSGYYGGWVDDVLQRLMETLYAIPFLILVIAFMTAFGQSLMFAMVGIGLISMPVFNRLIRSRVVSVREEEYIEAARASGIKTRTIILRYVIPNSFAPVLVQATLQIGFAILAIAGLSFLGFGVQPPTPEWGQMLADSRDYMIPNPWFSVWPGIAILITVVAFNTFGDGLQDALDPRINN